Proteins found in one Carcharodon carcharias isolate sCarCar2 chromosome 8, sCarCar2.pri, whole genome shotgun sequence genomic segment:
- the mrpl41 gene encoding 39S ribosomal protein L41, mitochondrial produces MGLLSNLARGLVRGADRTAELTSKRGPRSFYKSRGAKPAGIITSSGKFVKIRKMVPEFVVPNLEGFKLKPYVSYKAPRGTEQPLTAKKLFTETVAPQIEKDFQEGNFDLNNLEKYGFEPTQEGKLFQLFPKNYVR; encoded by the coding sequence ATGGGATTATTGTCAAATCTGGCTCGGGGTTTGGTGCGTGGAGCTGATCGGACAGCAGAACTCACAAGCAAGCGTGGACCCCGCAGTTTCTATAAGTCCCGGGGAGCCAAACCAGCAGGGATTATTACTTCCAGCGGCAAGTTTGTAAAGATCAGAAAAATGGTGCCTGAGTTTGTAGTCCCCAATTTAGAAGGTTTTAAACTGAAACCCTATGTGTCTTACAAAGCACCAAGAGGAACAGAGCAACCCCTGACAGCCAAGAAACTCTTCACAGAAACAGTTGCTCCACAAATAGAAAAGGACTTTCAGGAAGGGAATTTTGACCTGAACAACCTTGAAAAATATGGCTTTGAACCAACACAGGAGGGCAAGCTTTTCCAACTGTTTCCAAAAAATTATGTGCGGTAA